Proteins encoded together in one Diabrotica undecimpunctata isolate CICGRU chromosome 3, icDiaUnde3, whole genome shotgun sequence window:
- the LOC140436136 gene encoding zinc finger BED domain-containing protein 5-like translates to MSNSTISKRIHTISDFVERKLINRLKTCEFFSLQLDESTDVLGLAVLLVLVRFPFGMKIEEEFLMCEDFKSYATGEEIFKAIHEYIRKNDIEWSKCVDICSDGAAATVGKIRGAVSTIKVVAENASSSHCILHRHSLVTKKMPQDLKDVLDGSVKIINHVKGRRFQARLLKLTADDMDIDHFKLLLHTEVRWLSRGTILGRLFELKDPLIIIFTKEYFIQELKDVNWLLKLGYLSDIFEIINKTTTSLQGKGGAQLDKIKALRKKVTIPLDYGICYNK, encoded by the coding sequence ATGTCAAACAGCACTATAAGCAAGAGAATTCACACTATTTCAGACTTTGTAGAGAGAAAGCTTATAAATAGATTAAAAACTTGTGAATTCTTCAGTTTACAGCTTGATGAAAGTACCGACGTTCTTGGACTTGCTGTTCTGCTTGTGTTGGTGAGGTTTCCATTCGGgatgaaaatagaagaagaattcCTTATGTGTGAAGATTTTAAAAGTTATGCCACTGGTGAAGAAATTTTCAAGGCTATCCACGaatatataagaaaaaatgaTATAGAGTGGAGTAAATGTGTGGATATTTGCAGTGATGGAGCGGCTGCAACGGTTGGTAAAATTAGAGGGGCCGTCTCTACAATAAAGGTAGTGGCAGAAAATGCCTCCAGCAGTCATTGTATCTTACATCGCCATTCTTTGGTAACTAAAAAGATGCCGCAAGATTTGAAAGACGTACTAGATGGTTCTGTGAAAATAATTAACCATGTGAAGGGCCGTCGGTTTCAAGCACGCCTTTTAAAGCTCACCGCTGACGATATGGATATAGATCACTTCAAACTTTTGCTCCACACAGAGGTCCGGTGGCTATCGAGGGGAACAATTTTAGGGAGACTATTTGAACTAAAAGATCCACTGATTATCATATTTACAAAGGAGTATTTCATCCAAGAATTAAAAGATGTCAATTGGCTGCTAAAATTGGGATACCTTTCAGACATcttcgaaataataaataaaaccacCACTTCGCTTCAAGGCAAAGGAGGAGCACAATTAGATAAAATCAAAGCCTTGCGTAAAAAAGTTACAATTCCTCTCGATTACGGAATTTGTTATAACAAATGA